From a region of the Lactuca sativa cultivar Salinas chromosome 4, Lsat_Salinas_v11, whole genome shotgun sequence genome:
- the LOC128133603 gene encoding uncharacterized protein LOC128133603 has translation MTRGPNTPLVPPFEDPESALKRNKGKDVESSNTPKKSPLSNLKIVFGKKKSSKSGASNASLVIEEPVKEDIEYETEEEEEPTYEHKSDFEDELAITMPAIPATATFELKVHILALLREIPFTGKDHEDTYKHLDEVNDVADYFNVPNVPRETQLLRMLPVTLKGAVKDWLKSLPPETITTWAQLKEEFIDQFCPPSKISKLKKAIANFEQQAGESLYEAWERYKSLLRNCPHHDLNSQQEVSIFYDGVNVTTRQLLELQGPLTKKPPPMIKQLIEEFSKHSREYHNPRNDVTRGSAYAASEDLSAVMAMLKNMDRRMDKIDHTIHAIRVGCENYNGPHLTRDCDLDENGNKKVQAKEEKFRQKGRGFYQKEEPVQERKPSLEEMLTKFVAASEKRHSDHDAAIQETRTMLRNQQASIHNIETQLGQLAQQINQRSPGKLPSKTENNPRGAHINIVTTRSGKIITPLAPI, from the exons ATGACAAGAGGACCAAACACTCCGCTGGTACCCCCATTTGAAGATCCCGAATCCGCATTGAAAAGGAACAAAGGAAAGGATGTGGAAAGCTCGAATACACCCAAGAAGTCACCTTTGTCTAATTTGAAGATTGTTTTTGGGAAGAAAAAGAGTAGCAAGTCAGGAGCATCCAACGCCTCTTTAGTAATCGAAGAGCCGGTTAAGGAAGacatcgagtacgagaccgaggaagaagaggaacCTACATACGAGCACAAATCCGATTTCGAGGACGAattagctatcactatg cccgcaattcccgcaactgcTACTTTTGAGCTTAAGGTTCATATCCTAGCTTTACTTAGAGAGATCCCGTTCACTGGCAAGGATCACGAAGACACCTACAAGCACTTGGATGAAGTTaatgatgtagctgattacttCAATGTTCCCAACGTGCCCCGAGAAACTCAACTACTTCGCATGCTTCCGGTAACTTTGAAGGGTGCTGTaaaggattggctcaagtcactaCCACCCGAAACCATCACTACGTGGGCTCAgctgaaagaagagttcattgatCAATTCTGTCCACCATCCAAGATATCCAAACTCAAGAAAGCCATAGCCAAttttgaacaacaagctggagagtcaCTATATGAAGCCTGGGAGAGGTACAAGAGCTTGCTAAGGAACTGCCCACATCACGACCTCAATAGCCAGCAAGaagtctccatcttttatgatggggtaAATGTTACAACAAGGCAACTACTTGAATTGCAAGGTCCACTCACGAAGAAGCCACCCCCAATGATAAAacagctaattgaagaattctctaagcattctagagaatatcATAATCCAAGAAATGATGTGACACGGGGATCTGCTTATGCAGCTTCTGAAGACTTGTCGGCAGTGATGGCTATGTTGAAAAACATGGATAGGAGGATGGACAAGATCGACCACACAATACATGCTATACGGGTGGGTTGTGAAAACTATAATGGGCCTCACCTCACTAGAGACTGTGATTTAGATGAAAATGGCAACAAGAAGGTGCAA gCCAAGGAGGAGAAGTTCAGGCAAAAAGGAAGAGGTttttaccaaaaggaggagccggtACAAGAGAGAAAGCCAAGCTTGGAAGAGATGCTTACCAAATTTGTGGCTGCTTCCGAAAAGAGACATAGTGATCATGATGCTGCAATTCAAGAAACAAGAACCATGCTTAGGAACCAGCAAGCATCTATCCATAATATAGAAACGCAGCTAgggcaacttgctcaacaaatcaaccaaagaTCACCAGGAAAACTTCCTAGCAAAACCGAAAATAACCCACGAGGCGCGCACATAAACATAGTcacaacaagaagtgggaagataatCACTCCCCTGGCCCCTATTTAG